The genomic stretch AAAGGACAACATGTGTGGTTTTACTTTTTTGTTCCATCGtcaccatcttcttctctctcctctccaacCCCTCAGATTTGAAATTTGAGTAGGCGTGGGTTGTGATGATCGGTAGGCTATGGCGGTGGCGGATAACAGTTGACAATAAGCTACAACTTTAATGGTGGCCTAAACAGATGGTGGGTTGAACGGGAGTTGCCGATTGGAAGAGTCAGAAAGAGGAACATTACCTGGGTTAAAGAACAAAACCAGAGTTTATAGATTTTTGGAAGATTTTTGgaactaaaaagaaaagaggtATTTATCAATtccccccctgaacttgtgaccattggccaatttcccccctcaacttttattttggccaatttgccccctcaactctcataattagtcaatttcccccttcaactttaatttggccaatttcccccctcaactctcaaaattagtcaatttgcaccctactgttaatttttttttattttaattttccatctattcttttcttaattttcaatctttctaataacttccaacaaagtactaaaattaacataaactcatttgcataatatagggtaaaatatacaaaaacataatacaattagtatgtgatatgggttgattataagaaaaagttatgaatcgggtttaaagcatgtagaagaagaaataataacaaaaagaaataataatcctaaacttATGGATCAtacctatttcaataaaatgcgtttttcttaataaggagtcgaaaattatgaatagactagccatttttttcactaaagctcgattctctgcaatttacttgaacttagctttcacttttataaagaaaattgtattcacatacaaaaatttacacatcaatccttttcgttatcaattttgtttagtcaaaaatcaaataaaattactccatactgatttattatgactaataatactatatatgataaattgtaaaattctaaattttaatctatttgtaataggataaagatataggaacatgattaacatacatcttatttagtttcttacacacacttgtttaattatgatcaaattaaaaaattaatagtagggtgcaaattgactaattataaaagttgaggggggaaattggctacattaaagttgagggggaaaattgactaattatgagagttgaggggggaaattggccaaaattaaagttgaggggggaaattggctaacgGTCACAAGTTAAGGGGGGAATTTGATGAATACCTCAAAAGAAAACCACACGTGTTGTCATCTAGTTCTCCAACGTCATTTACGTGCAGGAAGTCTTGCTGAATTTGCAGCAGCTAAGCATTGTTCTTAATATTTAGGATTTAGGCCTAGCTAGTTAGTTATTCACCAGGCCATTACGAATCTAATTTAGGATAGTATAAATCTAGTTGCTGTACTTTGGCAAACCTAGAGGATCCAAAACAAAATCATACAGTGTTGTGGTAATTAAAGGGGATTTGGAACCTCTCCTGGGTAAGGGGTCCAAATCCTCTTGATCTAATAATACGGGCTGGGCTGTTGAATTTTGATCTaacaattacaaacaaataattcatttaaaagttattataattataactgttggatcaaaatctaataATCCGTGTTATTGAATTAAGAAGATTCGAACCCTGCTCAGgaaaggatccaaatccttgcCAAAAGTCGGTGAAACATTTAAAACTACAATACTGTTGCCCATTGGCCCTGGTCAGtaaagagattaaaaaaattaatgccACACTTCCTAACAAAATTCATCACGAAAAAATTGATGGGACATTCTGcacttttttcttctgtttccCATTTAATTGGTTAAGGCAACAACCAGCATCACTTCCATAGAGCACTTTTTGCGTGTTTCTTCTCCAATGGTCATGGTAGCATATGACCTACATGAACATGGGTTATTAGGGATTTAACCAATTAGGTCAAATGTACGATTAAGATTATTTGGTACGTTATAATCTGTGGAatttttcaggtcgacgggctGAGGGCCCACTTCAACACACTAATACTATCCTTACTTTATCACCTGCCCAATCAATCAgtagggttttatcacaaaatgtctGAATATTAGTTAGAGTGATATAATTctattttaagtgattctcttcTTTCCCTCTTGCCGACATGGGATAAATGGGATTCCAACATAATCCTTGTGTTTTACTAGCTCGAATTTGAATTTGGCTTACATCATTTTCTATTTGGCCCATTTGGTTAATCAATCAGTCATTTTCGTCTAATTCATGCGTTACTCTGCATACATCACTCATAGAAAAACTCACATATCATAGTTGACTGGTGTAAAGTTATGCAAAATAGATCAAGATTGTCAGTGTGATGAGACACAAAAACCACGTTAGGGACCATTTGATAATTAGTTCGTTTTCagatttatatttttgagtgaatgaaaaatagttattaaataagtttttaatttgCCGCTATCAGTTAAATTCATTGATATATATTTGGGTTCCTACTTGAAAGCTCGTAGAAGTTCAAAACCACAAGGCATGCATAAAGTGAGAACAGTGAGTCGTGCTCCAATGGGTATgggaacaaaaaataattgcaGAGTTTAACTCCCAAAGAGTATGCAAGAGCCTAAAATGATGGCCTATGTTTCAAGAAACACAAGTTCCAGCTGGTCTGATTTAGCAAACACAAGCACAAACACATGAGGTTTGTCAAATTATCAACACCAAACTCGATTGCTCGTGGTTCAATTATCGTTTATGGTGCCACTGCTGCaactttgcatgtgcttattAGCAATTGAGTTATtttccatattgccaattgattttatggtgaaacctcaattttcttcatggtattagagcagaGTGTCCCGCGTGTAAAGCCTaacggccacacgtgctccaTGTCACctgatttgtgttgtccacgtgctaggcttgaaaattcgccaaaCATGAAGATGGGGGTATGTTGAGAGGATCAATCCCACATTGGAGAAAATAGAGAATTGATATGTGCTTAATAAGACTATAAGTAATTGAGCTACTTCCCATGttattaattgattttatggtggaacctcaactttcatCATATACAACTGCAAGCATAGCCATTACAAACTATCCACAACTGATCATTAACTAACAGCCATGATTAATCATTACAACTAAGTAACCTGCAAAAACTGTCAAAACTAATCTAAATTACTAAGACTAACCACATTAAATATTGAGCTAATGCGTCACATGGACTAGCTATTACTTGGGTGCATAAGGAGAGCATACTCATTCAAATTGATGTTGTTACGCTCACGTCTGCAATCAATATGTTCCCTACCTAATTCTTCATGGCAGTGACCAAATGTCATTTTCAAACTCTGCGGAAATGATCACCTCCACCTGGACACAAGCTTTATCTCATTAATGGCGTCTGACGAGTCTACCGAACAGACCTTCGCATTGTTGTACACAGCTTGAATAATTTCTCTGggttggtggtgatggtggtgaatCAGCTCATCTGATATGAGGTACGTGAAAAGCCCGTTGTTCAACCAAATACCAACGGATCCTACGTGCATGCTGCTCCGATCGGGCCCCTGGTCCCCCGTTCAGGTCCGTTTCGAAACGTAGGACTCAGTTtgcattattttttacttttgataGAGAGCTGAGAGAAATTGGTTCATCAGGATGAGTGACGATGATCAAGGCTTAAAAGATGGCAGGTTTTAAGAGAAAAATGGGATGATAATCAACTGTCTATAAATGTCTAAAACTGATTTTATGGGCGAAAATGGCAAAAGCccaaaattatacaaaatagCCCAAACGCTTGGGCTACAACGCAATCAACTCTGAGCATAGCTGCACCCTTGCTGACTAGTTGGTCAGTCCATCACAAAGAGGAGGAGCCTCTGTGCATTGAAATTGTACTTGCATGCTTCAAcaaaaaagtaataataattGTACTTACGTGCCGTTGAATGATAACCCCAATATAACGGGGCTTTATTGTGGGAGTGTCCTACTGAATCAGGCtgttttatttaagtttttctCTAATCTAACTTAGCTTTCTGCTTTTTGATAGTCAGTCTCGTATCCAAACAATACCGAAGTTCTGATTCAAGCATTAATAAGAAAGAAGTTAAAGACAGAAAATTCTTAAAGAAGCTCAATTATGTTGTTTTGCTAGGGTTTTGAAGGTGATTCTAATGAGAgcgagagagcgagagagagcgATACAGAGAGATCGAGAGGAAGGAATAGTAAGGGGTTTTGCGATTGTGgctttgaaaattttgggtGGTTTCCGGGTTTAGTAGTTGGGTTTTATGTTGCCTTTGTTTAAAGGTTGTCTTATCTTGcttcttgtttcttttctaAGTTCACTATTTTAGGTACTGATAGTGTTGTATAATTTGGTCTATTATTTGCTTAAATATTCCTTTGCCGTAGATTTCTTAGTACTTTGCTGCCGTTTGGAGTTAATCTTGTAGATGTTCTTGATGTCGCGGTTATGGAGATGGATGAGTGTAGGCAATGCATAAGAGTATCTGTTCCGAGGCTCACATCGATGGAGCAGAAGCAGAAAAGTCAGTGAATCTGTTGAATGtagagaatttgaatataattcACCTTATTAATTATGATCGTGGATTTTGTTTGActtattcaattaattagttgaaaaaaatgcttaaatgttaaaatgatcatatgttttactCTATCAGTCAATTTAGTccttgtgttttcaatttgaCTAAACCAGTCCCTGTATTTATATTTGTTAGCCAAATTAAGACAAACTGTTAAAAGACCGTTAAAATTGACATGTTATAAATTGCATAGTACTCCAGTGAATCGAACAAAGCATCACTTTCTAAAGATGGGCATTTTATCTGTTTAGGTGTGTACAtgaaatttacatttttatccTCTCACGAACTTGACACATGtcaattttaattatcttcaaaCAGATTAGTTTCAATTGACTAACGAATGTAAACTTAAAtttgaacaaattaaaaacataaagacTAAATTAGCTGATAGAATATAACACATGAACCATTTTGACATTTGCCTAAAAAACTGTGTGAGAAACCGTTCGGTAGAACTTACTTTTGGAAACAAAATGTCGGTGAATCTGTTGAATGTATAGCCTTGGAAGGGAGGAGAGCAGTTAACCAGTTCAACCATTTGACTGGCACAGAGAACCTGAGAGATGAGATTTGGACGAGACAACTGAAAGGGATGGGAAGCGCAGAACACGCAATTTTGTCAAACCCACAAACGCATCGGCATGCAGAAGGTCTTCGGCTTTGGGTCATGTGCTCTCGTCAGTTGAAGCACATGCCGCTGCAGCACTGATATATTGaatggaggaggattctcttcttcttcttcttttcgtttttttttattttttttatttttatttctcttctctCCATTATTATTTGAATCATCACGTTTAAACtatgtcaacatcttatattaattttttatataaaaaaaaacaaaataaagaatataaGAGAAGAGAATGAAAGGAGACAGAAAGAGGAAAACAGAGAATCATTGTCCATATTGAACAGTGTTAGCACTGCGGTgacgtttttttttctttcttttctttctaagcAATATAttgttctgttttttttttttttaaaaacaatatATTGTTATGTTGAGAAATGGGAAGAGATCCCCTTCGGATCTCTTCTATCAAATTTTAGAGATTTAGAGATCCGAactcttaaaatttgattcaacggttacaaacaggtGATTTCTCTAAAAGTGATAATAACtatagtcgttggatcaaatttcaagaatccgGATCTCCGAATTCCTAGAATTTGGTGTGAAAGATTCGAAGGAGATCTCTTCTCTAAAGAAATTTACACCCAACATTATACGTATCGATAAACTCGTTTCATTCGTGTCTATAAAtgcaaaataaccaaaatttccATTTTCTTGTCTGTGAGCTATATGATATTGCGGGGACACCCCCACTCCCAATGCGCTTAACTACCTCTACCCTCCCTTCTTCAATGCACCGTCCATTACCTGTTCAATGAAAAAAAGATTAGGCACATTATCACTGGAGTTCAACCTATGCATTTGATATTAAGTTACTGTTGACATATTGTATGATTTATTTTAACTTGAATATCGTATATAGTGAAAAATTTTAGGGTGAAGAAATGGGGGAGAATCTGAAGGACCTGTTGTTGCGGTGGTGATAGGGAACTctatgattttaaagaatttctTGCCGGCTTTGCGGAGGAGAGACTTTGTGGTAGAATCACAGAGAGAAGTCGAGATTTGAGAGCGAAAGAGAGCAACAAAAGCAGAGTTTTGTGAGAGAGAAAAGTGAAAACGGAAGGAAAAATGGAGAATAAGCCGAAGTAGAACTCTCAGTGATGTGGACACGTGTGTAGCAAGGGCAAATTTGTCTTGTTGCTGTACAAAAATGGGAAAAAACACACGACCAAGAGAAATTGGAGGACACTTTGGTCAGTTCACCGTTAATGAACAAGAacattgagtttgaattttagtatatgtataatttgAGCAAATGAGGAAGAGTAAtgattttaacatttttaattttttgtcttACGCtctgtattttgtttttatttatccatttgcttttgatttattcaataaaGTTAACAACAAGAATGCTAAATTGCTAATAATGAAAAAACGAAGAAGTAGCATATGACGTTATACTGTAGTGACAAAACGTAATAATGTTTATACATGTTGATGATAGTTCGATCTCTAttgatttttctattttttaacaGCTAACAATTCCACTCACCAATGCTATcgtctgtaaaaaaaaatagaaaaaaaaaaagagacaagAGTGCGAAAATGACAAACTCCCACATAAACCTCTCAAACGTTGAACTAGTGGGCTTCTTTGCCCTCCTTTTTAAAGGCTGAGCATGAGCTACACTTTGATTTATTATGAGCTGCCAAGTTACCCAACTAGTTCACCTACAGAGTCACTTTTTCCCCTTGCCTTTAAGGCTCACCGTTTTTGTACCAAAtacattaaaaagaaaattaataaaaataatttaaaaactttgagttttaacgataaagacaaaataaaaagtaaagtgaatagtaaaatgattgactttttagtgtaaaaatgtagtttttcgttaaaataaacagtaccatgAGCtattcgttaaagttccctatatTAAATTGCATTCCTGCATAAGATAGGACAATGAATTAGGTGCAACAAGAGATATATTCTCATATGTGCAAAGCTCGGAGCAATAAAAGGGGAAAGATTTAGGGTGGTTTGATAAATATTccaattttctgttttaattttagtttttactgAAACCTAAAAAATGAAAGTAATTGTttatagtttaaaaaataattatcaaacactCCTTGTCtgtattttttgtgtttatttctCCTATGAGAGAAATACACGGTGTTACACATAAGAAATATTCTCTGAACATAATAAGTGTaggtatctatatatatatatataaagaaacaaTAAACATTCTATCCATATATTCTGTTGCCCATGTGATGATATTTTTTACCAACTCAGAAGGATATTTTCAAGAAATGATGACTCAAAGAAGacatctttcctttttttttaatagggactaggattcttcctcttttttttttttaatcttcttccAGCTCCTTCTTTCATAttcgtttattttgtttttctcttactataaaaaattagagaattattattagtactctaaaaatcttatttgacacttcaaactttctataattagaaagaaaaatacacttgtgaggagtgtagaatgagatttttggagtgctaataacaattcccaaaaattaatataagatgttaacgtgGTTTAAACGTGATCATTCAAAtaggaaggaaaggaagaggaaggaaaaaaagaggagagagaatcctaatTCTTTTAATAGTGGGTTAAGCCATACCTAACATTTGCTTCATCACAGCCTCTCAATCAATGTGCCTGCACGCGTGTCAGTTGATGCCAAGCTAGCGGACCTAGTAGTCGGTGTGAGTGTTTTTTACCCAACAATTGCATGCTCATTGATTTTCTGCTACTTATACCCCCCCACCACACTTAAAATCTAAATAACTCCCCCTTTCTTCTCTTCCTGTTCACATCTCCCTCCTCTTGCCCCTGGGGTTAGTTTCGCCATTAGGAGGGACTTGTCTGTAACAATGGCCATGGCTAAGTTCTTTGCTGCCTTGTTCTTGGCTCTCCTTGCCATCTCCATGCTTCAAACCATGGTATGAACTCAAACTTCTCTTTTCAACCCCACCTCCCTTTGAACTTTTTCCCAATGACAAGAATGCCCACCTACATTCACAAAATAACATGTTTTGTTCATCAATTTTGTTGCAGGTTATGGCAGATCATGGGCATGGAGGTCATCACAAGGGCAATGTAAGCTCTCTCGCACTATACCCCTCACACACAGAGACCCACTATTTTTACCCAGCAAATAATGTGGATCTTTCTATAAAGCTTGAATATTTACCTTGTTTTATGAATTATGATTGGACTGTTTACATTTTACTTAAatgttggtatttttttttttttcctttcagaaTGCATATGGACCTGGGAGTCTCAAGAGCAGCCGTAAGTAGTTAATCTCACAACccaattttcttctctcttctcttttaaCAGATTACATAGCAATGTTTCAACTATTTTAATTCACAAAAAAGGAGTATGAATTTCGATGCAATCGTGGACACACTGTCTTACTCAATTGACTTAGCTGTTTACTTATTTACTTTTTCTTCTAAATactaaagaaattaaaaaaaagaaaaagaaaaagggcttTAATTTCTCTTCCCAGTCAAAGTCTTGACCACGGTCTTCGTTCATTTTCCAAGTTCAACAATATTGTAATCTGTATCTGGTTGGGTTGAAAACGCAGTGACTGTTTCGGTTTTTTGATTTTTGTGTGGCTCTGTGTGTCTGATAAAATGACCAGAATGCCCGTCGCAATGCACGAGGAGGTGCAGCCAGACGCAGTACCACAAGCCCTGCATGTTCTTCTGTCAGAAATGCTGCAAGAAGTGCCTGTGTGTACCCCCTGGATTTTACGGGAACAAGGCTGTGTGTCCTTGCTACAACAACTGGAAGACCCAGCAAGGAGGACCCAAGTGCCCTTGATTATTAATCCCTTAATTATCCTATTTATCATAATTATCTTAGTATTACTAATTATCTATATATAATATCATATATTCATGAAATGTATGAATTCTCTTTTGTACTGGGTTTGTTTTGTTGGTTTGAGAAAGACTTGAAATTCTCTTGGCCAAATCCAGTCACTGAGAATTTTGTTTAAGTTAGTGAGTGACAGAGAGCCTGCCTGATGTATTGTTACAATGCAACATCTGGTTTTATAAATGGAAtggaataattttttaaatttatatttgcaCTACCTTGTGAGATTTGGGAAAGCAGAGAACAATCAATGCATGACTACATTTAACAATTAAGATGGGCCACAATGCTCGAAGGCCTTAGCTCAAACAAGCTCTAAAGAATGTTTGGGCCTCTACCTTTAGAAAACGGATCTTAGCTCAACCAGTTGACGTCATTTAATAGAATAAGGTTTTGTTGTATTTCTAATAACCAGTTTGCTCTTGtagtaaaataaaacataaaaaggaGTACGGAAAAGTAAAATTACAAATTCACAAAAACAAAGGAACATCTGCATTACATAATTTTCATATAGGAGAAGAGAGTTTATTGGCTTATACAACCATAATTATTCCCCATCAACTCTGAAGAAGAGTCTCTGCATCAATATCGATGAGCAGTCCAGTTATACTGCGGCGCCCCCGCAACTGGGACCTCCGGCACTGTGACCTCCACCACTGCTAAATCGCCTTCACTTTGGTTTGGTGCACAACACTAGTAATTAATGAGAAATATGTAATTAGATAATTAATCATGGAAGAGGGTCAGTGTAATAAGAATTAATCGTGGAAGTGCTTGCTTACACATGCACTTGCGCACCAAGCTATGAGATAGGATGGTATGAGAAGGCCCAACAAAACCTGTGTGTATCAATCACCATGGTGCTGAGTTAGTATTAACCTTAACAAAAAAGAATTAACCATTTTCtaagaagaaaatatatagaTTTAGTGTTGATTAATATCCTACTTACCCAAAAGATAGTAAGCAAATGGCTATCCTGTCCACTTTCATAGAAGTAGTAGATATCTTTCATTACAAGAAATGTGAGGCACTGCAAGGCAATATTacacaaaaataaatgaaaacttGATAAATGTATAACTGAAATTATTATGACTTAATAAAGATATTTAATTAGCTTCTTGGCCTTACAATAACAGCTGCAATGCGACATAGTGCACTTGCATCGAAAGCTCTACCACCGTGAGCCTGCATAGCATGCTGGCGGCGGAGGAACTCTGCCGCTGCCTCTGTCTGCACAGTCCTTTGTGCAGCTTGCAGCCGAGCCTGAGTATTCACCATGAAATAAGTTCCATCTCTGCGACACATGCATCCATACCCACATATCATATTAGTTTCACAAGCAACGTTAATTTTATATGGTTATAATTATTAGCTAATTACAACTATGATACTACTGCATGTTTTATAGCTTCGGGAAATTGGACTTGCCTGATTGGAATAGTGACATTTTCGGTCTGAGGACTGGGCTGTGGAGGGGGTATCACCATCGTATATCCAGCCTCGTAGGGCTGTGTATTCAGTGGCACAAGAGAAACAGAAAAGTTCATTTTCCAGttataaaccctaaacctatatatattttatattgaaaaaaaagaagaaacagaaaTAAATTAAGAAGCATGCTATATATTTATTTCTGCTATATTAAGAAGCAGAAATAAACCCCATACCTGGTTGCAGATTTCACAAGTCATACTTAGCCTCTCGTTAATCCATTTTTGAACACAATCCCTGTGAGCAAACTATACAGCCGAAAAGAAAGCCAGCCATATTAATTAGAGTAATGCTAAGCAAATCATTTATTTAAGAGTGATGTTACATTTACCACTTATTTATACCGTCATTTGTATCTTCGCTTTAATAGAGGTAGAGTCTGTCAATGCATATGGGCTTCATCTCTATTAGATACAAATGATGATATAAATAGGTGGTAAGAGTatcatttttgttgatttaaatcatattttataaaaattataagacgtggttgttgataattgaattattatttaagtgttccTTAACATGCTTACATTACATGGGATgccaaatagaaaaataattttttgacgaggacaaatttttgaaagaaaaaaaaaatagttatttcTATTTGGTCGGGGTTCCTTGACTACTTTCAACTGATAAAAAAAGCAATaatcatcatatatatatatatatatatatatttaacaaataaattatttatactaagaccatctccaatggttgggctaaaagtcaaatattttagcccgaaaaatttagtttttagcccAGATACAGCTTTTTTACTCCAACTGTTCTAGCCCAAAATTTTAGCcggggattattaaagaatgaacttaggtttttttttttgttaaattaaattaaaaaataaaataaatatgtagactatcgcaaattaattttatgaacattttaatctaaaaaaatttaaattccaataaatattaGATGAAGTCTACTTCGATTTCTGGACTAAATTTTGGGAAGAATTTGgccttggtttagcatttagcatttagcccaaattttTCCCTtaggttggagtgggtttggggggaaatttggcttttagcccattattggagttggtctaagagGGAGGGGGGTtggcttagccttacaatggtctagcaataatgtggttcaaaattGCCTTTATcgagaattgaacttaaaacatctcacttataaatgaagataAATATCATAAAACCATAGTACTAATTAAGTGACAATAAACATCATATTTGGACACATGAAACTGCCATCGTTGATGGCACCATGTAATAAATGGGTCCTACAAACATACCAATCGACACCATGTAATAAATGGGTCCTACAAACATACCAAAACAAGTTGACTAGCTGACATTGCTGAGAAGTCTTCTTAAGGATAAAAAGCGTTACATGCATGTTCATattcaagtaattaattaataacgCATACATGATATGGTGTACCTTAAGAGTGCCGTTGCAGTGGCAAGGAGCTTCGAGTTTGTGAAGGTAATCCTCCTCCTGGCAAATTCTGCATTCATTTTGTATTCCAATACCAGATCCCTGCCCTTCTTCCGAGTTCACATTCGAGGATCCCTGACCTGCTTCTATGTCTTTGTTCAGCGCCTCTACTTTCTCCTTTGCTTCAGTACTACTTTTCCCTGAGGCGAAGGCCGCCGCTTTCTCAACCATCTTGCTTGTGGTTTCCATCGAAGGTTATGTACGTTACCTGCTTCCACAAAACATATACAGATCaggcatgcatgcataataagATGTC from Pyrus communis chromosome 7, drPyrComm1.1, whole genome shotgun sequence encodes the following:
- the LOC137741115 gene encoding gibberellin-regulated protein 4-like, with product MAMAKFFAALFLALLAISMLQTMVMADHGHGGHHKGNNAYGPGSLKSSQCPSQCTRRCSQTQYHKPCMFFCQKCCKKCLCVPPGFYGNKAVCPCYNNWKTQQGGPKCP
- the LOC137739310 gene encoding uncharacterized protein, with the translated sequence METTSKMVEKAAAFASGKSSTEAKEKVEALNKDIEAGQGSSNVNSEEGQGSGIGIQNECRICQEEDYLHKLEAPCHCNGTLKPYEAGYTMVIPPPQPSPQTENVTIPIRDGTYFMVNTQARLQAAQRTVQTEAAAEFLRRQHAMQAHGGRAFDASALCRIAAVICLTFLVMKDIYYFYESGQDSHLLTIFWCCAPNQSEGDLAVVEVTVPEVPVAGAPQYNWTAHRY